Proteins co-encoded in one Christiangramia fulva genomic window:
- a CDS encoding cation:proton antiporter — translation MDYFLITSVLVSLAAIFGFINVKFLKLPNSIGLMLITIIFSLGVQGLSFYDSTLLNAEKGIINSIDFHTVLLDVMLSFMLFAGALHTNFEQLKLQRWPILVFATLGVLVSTFLVGTAMYYLLQMISFKVEYINCLLFGSLIAPTDPIAVLGILKKAGAPKRLEAKIVGESLFNDGVGVVVFLTIFKIASSAKDTVKIEHVLKLFGTEVLGGIAIGLLLGYITYRLMKSIDDYTSEVIITLATVMGGTAIAHHFHFSAPLAMVSAGLFVGNDTVRSSTMSETTEAYVDKFWELMDILLNTILFVLIGMEMLVLTFKEHYLLAGFIAIPVVLLCRYISLLAPIQFFKRKLDFVPHTNLVMTWGGLRGGISIALALSLTSDMHRELFLVITYIIVIFSILAQGLSIGKLIKKIGINEEERKEERKEEQKEEMENA, via the coding sequence ATGGATTATTTCCTTATTACCTCTGTTCTTGTGAGCCTTGCTGCCATTTTTGGCTTTATTAATGTGAAATTTCTCAAACTGCCCAATAGTATCGGACTCATGCTGATAACAATAATTTTCAGTTTGGGGGTCCAGGGGTTAAGTTTTTATGATTCCACATTATTGAACGCCGAAAAAGGAATTATTAATAGCATTGATTTTCATACGGTGCTTTTGGATGTCATGTTGAGCTTTATGCTTTTTGCGGGGGCGCTACATACCAATTTTGAACAGCTCAAGTTGCAACGGTGGCCAATCCTGGTCTTCGCAACCCTTGGAGTATTGGTTTCAACATTTCTGGTAGGAACAGCAATGTACTATTTGTTGCAAATGATTTCTTTTAAAGTAGAATATATTAACTGCCTTTTATTTGGCTCTCTTATTGCACCAACCGATCCTATTGCTGTTCTCGGAATTCTTAAAAAAGCCGGGGCTCCAAAACGACTGGAAGCAAAGATCGTGGGAGAATCACTTTTCAATGATGGAGTGGGAGTAGTGGTATTTTTAACCATTTTTAAAATAGCTTCTTCTGCAAAAGATACCGTAAAAATAGAGCACGTTCTTAAACTTTTTGGTACTGAAGTTTTAGGCGGAATAGCTATAGGCTTGCTTTTGGGATATATTACCTACCGCCTAATGAAGTCTATTGACGATTATACCAGCGAAGTGATTATAACTTTGGCGACTGTCATGGGTGGCACGGCGATCGCGCATCATTTTCATTTTTCAGCGCCTTTAGCCATGGTTTCTGCAGGATTATTTGTGGGAAATGACACCGTAAGGTCTTCCACCATGAGTGAAACCACTGAAGCTTACGTTGATAAATTCTGGGAATTGATGGATATTTTACTTAATACTATTCTGTTTGTGTTAATTGGTATGGAGATGCTGGTGCTAACTTTCAAAGAGCATTATCTTCTTGCTGGATTCATTGCCATCCCCGTTGTTTTATTATGCCGCTATATATCACTACTGGCCCCTATACAATTTTTTAAAAGGAAACTGGATTTCGTCCCACACACAAATTTAGTGATGACCTGGGGAGGCCTTCGGGGAGGGATTTCCATTGCCCTGGCACTTAGTCTTACCAGCGATATGCATAGAGAATTGTTTCTTGTGATCACCTATATTATAGTGATCTTTTCTATACTCGCGCAGGGTCTTAGTATTGGAAAACTCATAAAAAAGATCGGAATAAACGAAGAGGAGCGAAAAGAAGAACGAAAGGAAGAGCAAAAAGAAGAAATGGAAAATGCCTAA
- a CDS encoding 2'-5' RNA ligase family protein, producing MEVKKLYFIAVVPPKEIGKKIRKFKEEIKQKFDVKHALKLPAHITLQIPFRIEEKKEDLLIVILQNLVESLQAFQTALKDFDHFSRRVIFIPATNTTGFKNLHSELQKKLLSNFDLQGNEISTKIHPHITIATKDLHHKVFPQVWADFKEKDFYAEFEVNQLVLFKHDGKKWKILKEFGF from the coding sequence ATGGAGGTCAAAAAGCTTTATTTTATTGCAGTGGTTCCGCCGAAGGAGATCGGTAAAAAAATTAGAAAATTCAAAGAGGAAATAAAGCAGAAATTTGATGTAAAACACGCATTAAAACTTCCGGCACATATCACCCTCCAAATCCCGTTTAGAATTGAAGAAAAAAAGGAGGATCTTTTAATCGTGATCTTGCAAAATCTTGTTGAATCGCTTCAAGCATTTCAAACCGCTTTAAAAGATTTCGATCATTTTTCTAGGCGTGTCATCTTTATTCCCGCCACCAATACCACAGGCTTTAAAAACCTTCATAGCGAACTTCAGAAAAAACTGCTTTCGAATTTTGATCTTCAGGGGAATGAGATTTCCACGAAGATCCATCCTCATATTACCATTGCCACAAAGGATCTTCATCATAAGGTCTTTCCCCAGGTTTGGGCAGATTTTAAAGAGAAAGATTTTTATGCTGAATTTGAAGTCAACCAACTTGTTTTATTTAAGCACGACGGTAAAAAATGGAAGATCCTAAAAGAATTCGGATTTTAG
- the trhA gene encoding PAQR family membrane homeostasis protein TrhA — translation MPKITKPTFYPPVEEKWNVISHGIGFALSILALILLIFRASELGGIKYLVGFSIFGASMVLLYAASTFYHSAKSNRLRYRLNILDHASIYILIAGTYTPFALITLSGRTGWTFLIIVWLMALTGIILKMFYTGRYQLLSTVMYVVMGWLIVFAIKPLIDNLPGAGLWWLFGGGISYTLGAIIFLKEKIPFNHAIFHIFVLLGTFCHFISIYFYTIPVT, via the coding sequence ATGCCGAAAATTACCAAACCCACTTTTTATCCACCGGTTGAAGAGAAATGGAATGTGATTTCCCATGGCATCGGATTTGCCCTGAGCATCCTTGCCCTGATCCTTCTTATATTCAGAGCCAGTGAGCTGGGCGGAATAAAATACCTCGTTGGTTTCAGCATATTTGGGGCAAGTATGGTTTTGCTGTATGCTGCTTCCACTTTTTATCACAGTGCGAAAAGTAACAGGCTTCGATACAGGCTGAATATACTGGATCATGCTTCTATTTATATTTTAATAGCAGGAACCTATACTCCTTTTGCCCTTATTACGCTTAGCGGAAGAACCGGATGGACATTTTTAATAATCGTATGGCTTATGGCTTTGACGGGCATAATTTTGAAGATGTTTTATACGGGACGTTATCAGTTATTATCTACTGTTATGTATGTGGTAATGGGCTGGCTAATTGTTTTCGCCATTAAACCACTCATTGATAACCTGCCCGGCGCCGGGCTCTGGTGGTTGTTTGGAGGCGGGATAAGTTATACCCTTGGTGCAATTATTTTTCTGAAGGAAAAGATTCCCTTCAATCATGCTATCTTTCATATTTTCGTCTTATTGGGAACTTTTTGTCATTTTATTTCAATTTATTTTTATACGATCCCAGTTACCTGA